CTTGTAAAAGGGCACTTGACTGCCGTCAGAAATTCCTTGCAACTCATTGACGTAATAAGGGAACTTGGCTTTCATTCGAGCTAGCGTGTCGTCGTAGATTTTCAGTCCAGCAACTGTGTTGTAGGCTGGCAACAGCTCGTCGTTCAAAAATTTCGAGTCTCGAACTAATTCTTCTATCTGATGTTTAAAAGTGTGACCCTGTCGGATAGTTGAAAAGTCAAGTTAGAAAGTCTaggatttaattttgttttcctctttttcttaccACATCGTAGCCGACTTGATAGAATGTTCCTCGAACGTAAATAACTGGTAGCAAAATTCGGTTTTCCATGTTGCTCTCTCGAAAGATGAAGCGGAAATGGATCCAGTcgtcttttcaaaatgaaaccgTCCACAAGAATCCTTACAACAACGGTCAAGTTTTAATCTTGTTAGGGGCCAAACACGTAAGAAATAATCCACTTTTGTGAGCCAAAACCCATCTCATTTCGGTGCACTTTGCGCATGTGTCTTTTGGAAGTTATTAGCCAGAATAGAAAATTTGCAAATTAGAGAATTCCTtcttaccaaaaaaaaaattacttctcGCGCACTAATAAAACTGACGCCAATTTCTTTGGTCCACCTTCGCGCGTTGTTGATAGTTTTTATATAATCTTCTTACGTGTCGTTATAATACAGATAGTATCGTTGACAAAGCGCTTTGATaacaaaaatcccgaagacgtgCGTCACCAAAGTTTAGATAAATCGCAAATAACTGAGCTGTGATTTAACTTGCAATGTCTCGAGAGAATTTCTTGATAAATGTGAACCCACTTTTCCGCTTACATTACAcctatgtatatgtatatgtgGATTTCACTTACGCATTTGTTTAACCGGAATGTGAAATCAAACTAATTTATTATAATAATCCTTTGTCTTTCATCAGACGTATTAGGTAATAGATATCTTTATCTGTTTTCAGTCTGACAtaactataaaaaaattgtatagtTCTTGTCCCATCCTCATCGATGCTaattaaattacaaatttgCAAGTATAGGCAGATGGTGATACCATGTGACCAACTGACCACTTTGTTTAAAGGAAGACCGCCAGTtgttgtacctctccaccgaATTTGTATGGGCCGGTGTAATGTTACACTGTCGCAGTTGAGCACTAAATCGGGTTGGATTTTTAATCGAACGGAAGATGGACGCCTTACGACATATTTCCTTTCGGCGGAAGACTTATGGAGCAGATAAGAAAAGGAATTACGCAGGTACGCTGCTTTGCTCATATTATTTTCAAGGTTGTgtaattcttttgtttggtgAAGGATAAGATGAAGTATAAGTTCCGGCCAATGAAAGACTAAACAAAAGCAAATGTTGGAAATATTTATGTCATGGCACACATTTTCTTTAAGGGCTAAGAGTACTGTAACAGTAATACTGTTTCCGATTTTTTGCGCATAACTAACAAATTAATGattttattgaattgaatAGGTATAATTGGGTATGcattttgttgctgttggtaTGGCAGTTTGCAAGAATTTCTTCACCAAAATGTAGCACCTCCATCCGAACCACCAGTGAAAAACCGATCCTGTCTTTGACCTAATACTACATTATGCCCAGATCCGTGCGCCAACTGGGCAGCATTGGGTGCAACACCGGGAGGAGGTGGAGGAACCCTCACCTGTGACGTTGAATCGAAACGCGCACCAGCATCGAACGCTttctaattaattattataaataaGTATTAGTATAAAACTTTGACAATTTAACTGGTTGAACTAAGAAATGTAATACTGTATGTACTCACTGGAACAACAAAAGTAGCTTGAGGATGGACTTGCTGCACATGTACTTGGGGTTGATGGGGTTGATGGGATTGATATGATTGATAGGGTTGATAGTAAGGCCCTGGGGCATTCATGGgcacttgctgctgctgctgctggatatgCTATGTAAAATAAGTCTTGTTCATTAAATTTACTAAGAAATGTTAATAATGAAACATTTCTTACCTGAACTGGCATATATGATGCATTATAGTTAGGTGGGGCAACTGGGTGGTGCATTGCTTGATCATaacttggtggtggtggcggcatTCCAGACATAACCGGCACATAGGGATTGTAAGGATTGGAGGCAACTGCTACAGCTGGATTCGCCATATTGTTTCCAGGTGGGTACATTGGATATGGCAATTGTGGAGGCCCtacaggctgctgctgctgctgttgtgttgGATAAGCTGCTATTGACATTATTGAAAAGTAtggaagttttatttttaactattGTAGCCAAATGTAGTACTTTAAATGATTAAATCTTACCCTTTTTATCATTCTTCTTTGGCATTTCTTCAATTTGCTGATGGGTTACTTGGACTAGAGTGAATGTCAGCTATGTATTTTTGCAAAACTGATCCACTTCTTATAAGAAACGTCAGCAACTAGTGCGTCAGTACGTTTTCTAATAACGTTTTTGACTCAcgattggtaatttttttggtTGCGCAAGCAGACGTtatcaacagaaaacaaacagTTGATAACATAAACGTTGCCATATTTTGAATCAGTATCGATTTCTTTCAAACAATTTCCCGCAACGGAAATCTCTCTCAAAACCAGCTTACAGTCAAcaagttttattgaaatacTATATTTTTAGaatgatttaaaattgaaataacagTTTATATGATAACAAAAAC
Above is a genomic segment from Daphnia pulicaria isolate SC F1-1A chromosome 8, SC_F0-13Bv2, whole genome shotgun sequence containing:
- the LOC124311430 gene encoding DAZ-associated protein 2-like isoform X3; this translates as MPKKNDKKAYPTQQQQQQPVGPPQLPYPMYPPGNNMANPAVAVASNPYNPYVPVMSGMPPPPPSYDQAMHHPVAPPNYNASYMPVQHIQQQQQQVPMNAPGPYYQPYQSYQSHQPHQPQVHVQQVHPQATFVVPKAFDAGARFDSTSQVRVPPPPPGVAPNAAQLAHGSGHNVVLGQRQDRFFTGGSDGGATFW
- the LOC124311430 gene encoding DAZ-associated protein 2-like isoform X2, translating into MPKKNDKKAAYPTQQQQQQPVGPPQLPYPMYPPGNNMANPAVAVASNPYNPYVPVMSGMPPPPPSYDQAMHHPVAPPNYNASYMPVQHIQQQQQQVPMNAPGPYYQPYQSYQSHQPHQPQVHVQQVHPQATFVVPKAFDAGARFDSTSQVRVPPPPPGVAPNAAQLAHGSGHNVVLGQRQDRFFTGGSDGGATFW
- the LOC124311430 gene encoding DAZ-associated protein 2-like isoform X1; its protein translation is MPKKNDKKVAAYPTQQQQQQPVGPPQLPYPMYPPGNNMANPAVAVASNPYNPYVPVMSGMPPPPPSYDQAMHHPVAPPNYNASYMPVQHIQQQQQQVPMNAPGPYYQPYQSYQSHQPHQPQVHVQQVHPQATFVVPKAFDAGARFDSTSQVRVPPPPPGVAPNAAQLAHGSGHNVVLGQRQDRFFTGGSDGGATFW